DNA from Sorex araneus isolate mSorAra2 chromosome 6, mSorAra2.pri, whole genome shotgun sequence:
CTGTTTGTGTTGGACGCCGGCGGCGAGGCCGCTCAGGGCCTCCCGTGACCCGGCCAGAGGTGGTTGGCGGAGGCCAGGttgcccgcccggccgcccgggATGGCTCCAAGCGAGTCCCCGAGCGCGCCCACACGACGGCCCTGTGCCCGGTGGGCCGCGCAgaccctccctctgtccccaggaGGGGCTGGTGGCTCCGAGCGCAAGTCTCTGTGTCGGGCCTGGCGTCAGCCCCCGGGAGACTGAGCCTTTCCTTTGTCGTCTCTGCCCCCTGCCCGTCCCCCCCTCCAGGCCACCATCGCGGCCAGTCGGCAGGCCAgctcccccagcaccagcagcacGCAGCAGCAGGCTGCCACCACCCAGGCGTCGGTGAGTGCGGagggccctcccgcccccccctcaTGTCTGCCGGTCTCTCTCCTGGAGCCCCCCAGGGGGAAGGGGCGTTGGTGGGAGTGTccggaaggaggaaggagggcgtGGGTCCGGAGatgctgggcagggggagggctggcgAGCAGAGGGGCCCCAGGCCGTCTCCCCGTCAGTGCTGGGAATAGCACCAGGCAGGGCCggttgcacccccacccccttcagaaaaaaagaaggaaaagaatcagGAGGGCGAGATAACAGGAAAGGAACTTTCTGGGTCCTTCCATGAGCAGTGAAATGTGTTCCTTGGCTTCCTCAGCGCTTAAGCTTGTGGTCAGGGACAACTTCCTCCTCGCCTCTCCCCGCCtcgcccctcctctcctccacccaCCTCACGCTCCCCCTGCTCCGGGATGggctgccgtgtgtgtgtgtgtgtgtgtgtgtgtgtgtgtgtgtgtgtgtgtgtggtccccGGTGCCCTGCTAGCGGGCCCCTAAGCACAGActtgggagtgctccctgagcaccacggggcacggccccagccccgcccctccccccagatcaTCCTCACGTCCcaaggctccccccaccccaagacacCGTGTTCTCAGTTCCGCCCCTCGGGATTGCCGCTTCGTGCCTTGCCTGGGGAATCCTCATCCCGATCCCGTTCTCCCACCCCCGGCGCAGATCAACCTGGCGACCACCTCGGCGGCGCAGCTCATCAGCCGCTCGCAGAGCGTGAGCTCCCCGACGGCCACCACGCTGACCCAGTCCGTGCTGCTGGGCAGCCCTACCTCCCCGCCGCTCAGCCAGTCGCAGGCGCAGATGTACCTCCGGGTAAGCCCCGGCCGCGTGAGGGGGTCTCGGACCGGGACCGGGACCCGAACCCGGTGCTTGGGGATGGGCCGGTCTCTTCCCGCCGCCGCCCCTCGCAGcggtgcgcacgcgcgcgcaggGGCCCGGCCGGGCCGGGTCGGACTGGGCTGACTCTGAACCCTGTGCTTGGAGTAGACAAACGCGCCCCGGTGCCGCCTCGCCGTCCGTCCGCGCTCCGAACGCCTCGCGGTCTCCTTCCGGGCCGGTTTTTGACTCTGTGTcatcaccccccctccccgagtTTTGTGTCCGTTCCAGGTGGCCTTCCGCGGACGCCTCCGGAGAGGGCGCGCGCGTCTTCCGGGAGTCCGTGCGCAAAGGGGCCGGGCGTGGCCGTCGGAGGGGGGAGCGTCTTGTTTATTTTGCCTTGTGATCCTTCCCTTCCGCCTcttctgtctgtccgtctgctCTGCCTCCCGTCCTCGCCAGCCACAGCTGGGCAACCTGTTGCAGGTCAACCGGACCCTGGGCCGGAATGTGCCTCTGGCCTCCCAGCTCATCCTGATGCCCAACGGGGCGGTGGCTGCCGTCCAGCAGGAGGTGCCCTCGGCGCCGTCGCCGGGAGCGCATGCCGATGCCGATCAGGTCAGTGGCCGCCACTGGacctgggggggccctggggaggacccagggagccccctcccaccccagcccaccactTTTCCAGGATtcggttatttttttctttttttttttcctctttttggtttttggtttttctgttttttgtttttgtttttgttttttctctttcctccgtTTCTGCAGAACTGGAATCCCTTACAGCTTTTGCGTGGATTTGCGTCAGGAAGGAAACAGTCGAGGTGgcagagggtggagggtggagggcgtGAGGCATGGCGGGGTCTGGGGGCGCCCTCTTTCCGGGCTTTCCCGGCCGTTCTTCCAGCCCGGCGTGGGCTTGTTTGTTCAGGAGACCCTCGTTCTCGCTCTTGGCCGTCGCCGTCTCCCGAGGGGGGAGTGGGTGGCGGAGGGCTGTACAGCTGCCCTCGGCCGTGGCTGGCATCGTGCGCAGCCTGTCTTTACTCCGGTCCCTGTGGCTCTCGGGTGCCAGTGCCCTGTTGGCAGCAGAGTCTCCTTCCCGTCGcttcccccggcccccggcccagaGCCTGCGCCCCTTGGCGAGAGGGGCCAGGGGGAGCTTCTCTCTCTCGGCTAGGATGCCAGGCTGGCTCTTGTTAGTCGGAGTTTCCGCTTAGCCAGAcgtctttctgttctctctctcggTGAGCTCGGATCAACTCTGAGCCCTTTGTGGGTATAGAAGAGAAATACGAGCTAAGGCTTCAAGGAGCTCAGAGATTAGAGGGAAATAGTAAATGACCCTTGAGTTTCAGCgacactttttttatttaaatcttgggggggttggagcgatagcacagcgggtagggtgtttgccttgcatgcggctgacccgggttccattgcTTCGTCCCtttcggagggcccggcaagctaccgagaggatcccgcccgcacggcagagcctggcaagctccccgtggtgtattcgatatgccaaacacagtcacaacaagtctcacaatggagacgttactggtgcctgctcgagcacatcgatgaacaacaggatgacagtgctccagtgaatCTTGGGGGTGCAggagttggtgctcagggggccctcggGCCACGCCTGATGATTGTCTGCTCTCCAGGCCGGTGGGCTACTTGTGGAGGCGTGGggacctgctgtgctgtgggcCACCCGGCCACCCGCCAGTACCCTGGGGGGCTTTCGAGgctatacccggcgatgctcagacaTGGGCTGGGATCGAGGGCGTGCATGTCCTGCGCCTGCGTTCGGGGGTGACTCGGAGTGAGGGAAGCGGAGGGAGATCGCGAGGCTCAAGGCCGCTTCCGGCTGCGGCAGCTCCGGGTCGAGAGCACGAACCTTGGATGCTGGAGCTCCGGGTTTCGGCCCCTGTGACCCCCACCCAGAACCCAGATGGGACAGAAGGACGCCTCCCGTCCGTCTCTCACCCGAGCGCCCAGCTGCTGTGTGGGTGTCTGTTCGCCCAGGTCGAGAGGGTGGGAGTCGGGGATTCGATGTGCGGGTTGGCACCCGATGGCTCGGAGAGTCGGAAGAGGgcgagcaggggctggagtgacggggagaatgcttgccttgcacgcgccagcccgggttccatccccagcagcccgtaggctcccccgagcactgccaggagtggtccctgagcactgccaggtgtgtcccccccccaaaaaaaaaaacaacacaaaaacccAAGAGGTACGAACAGTCACACTTCTCTCTCAGACACTCCCCTGGGTGCCCAGGAAAGTCCCGTCGCGAGGCTGATGGAGGAGGCTCCGCAGCCGGTCTGAGGGGGGAGTCGGGTGGCGGCTCCATCGAGGGAAGCCGAGTGGTCTCACTGCAGAGAGGCAGTGGGCATCGCTGTGCAGGGAGGCCGGTGGGCACGAGAGCCCGCCGAGGGGCAGCCCTGTCCGGGACCCCGGCCTGGCCGGCCTCCCGTGCCCCTGCGTGTAGCTGAGGCGGACGCCCCCGGCAGAAACAGCACCCCGAGGTGGGGGACAGTGCAGGGTCTGAGCACGGGaagggcgagggggcggggcagcaggAGGAACCCTAGTCCGTGTGGGCACGGGCTGTGCTCTCGGGACAGAAAGGAacctgggtgggggctggagtgatagcacagttggtagggcgtttgccttgcacgcggccgacccgggttcaattcccagcatcccatatagtcccctgagcaccgccaggggtcattcctgaatgtagagccaggagtaacccctgtgcatcgccgggtgtgacccaaaaagcaaaaaaaaaaaaaaaaaaaaatcaaaagaaaggaacctgggtggggctggatttggggccacacccggtggtgctccatgcatcctcctgactctgtgctcagggctcactccggtgGGTGCTCGGAGGACGCGTTGCCTCAGAGACCCAACTCGGGCCCGGTGTGtgcagggaaggaaaaaaaagaggtcaaGAATCGTGAGGGTGAGATAACAGAGGAAAGGAACTTTCTGGATCCTTCCATGAGAAGGGAAATGTGTTCCTTGGCGTCCTCGGCTCTTACGCGTGTGGTCAGGGACACCTTCCTTACCCCTGCACGTCCCTCGGGCGCTCAGTTCTCCACTCCGTACTGAGATGGACAAGGCTGCCGGTGATGGCTTGTGTCCCTCCCTCTGGCCACACCCGCCCCCACGAGGCCCAgggtccccacccccgcccgttCCTGTGGGGTCGCTTGTTTCTGCACTTCGACACTCTGATTCTGTTCTTTCTGGCCATTTGTTGCtcatttacttgttttattttccagaGATTGATTTTTactgcttctgcttctttttacttcctcctcctcccttttttttttttcccgctttttgggtcacacccggcgatgcacaggggtcactcctggttctacactcaggaattactcctggcggtgttcaggggaccatatgggatgctgggattcgaacccgggtcagccgcgtgcaaggcaaacgccctacccgctgtgctatcgctccagcccatcctccctttttttttaaatcaaatttttttttttcattttgggtcacacccagcagtgctcaggggttgctcctggcgctgcactcaggaattattcctggcggcgctcgggggacccagtgggatgccagggatcgaactcgggttggccgcgtgcaagggaaacgccctccccgctctcctatcgttccagccccttccctgttgtttttctttaaatcagaAAATTATCTCAAATgtttgtttaacttccaagtgcTTGAATGTCTTCGGTCCGCCGATTTCTGTTTTGTGAATAATTTCCGTTTTCCCAGCAGGCCGGTTTTGAGAGGAGGCGACGGGGTTTCTGTGGCCTGGGTCTCCCGGAGACGCGTTTGGGGACCACGCCTGTGGTCGGTGTGTCCTGGGGTGTGCCTGGCGCCCCGGGGACAGGGGCCCCTCTGTCCACGCGCCCTTGTCCCAGGGCCGCGTTTGGCGTGAGTGCGTGGCTGGGTGGTGGTGAGCCCTGGGGTGCGTCCTATCACCTGCGGCCCGTCTGGATGAGCCCCGGGGAAGAGAGCACCCCGACAGCCAAGGCGGGCAGGGGTGTTTGTGTTCACACGGGAGCAGGTGGGAGGGCACTTCCGGTCCTCGGGaatgggcgggggcggggtctgtttgtgtatctgtgagCCGGGGAACGTGGGCGCGCAGGGCGCCCGCTGGCGGTTGGGGTACTGCCGGGTGGGTAGCTCGGCCGTTTTATACCCAGGTGGACGGGCCTGAGCTGAGCGGGGTCGGAGATGTAGAGCCGGTCAttggatttggggggtggggggtgcccgtGGAAGGAAGGAACAGCCTTTAAAGCTGACGCCCCTAACCGTCCCCTCCCGAGGCTCAGCCGCGTGTGTGCAGTCTGCGTTGGAGTTGAGGGTCGTGGGCTGGCCACGACgggaagggagaagggaccaGCGGGCGGCGCTCTCGTCTCAGTGCCCCTCTGGTGAGGCCTGAGCCAGAGAGAGCGGCAGCCGAGGGCGGGGGATGGAGAGTCACCTCGGGGGCCGAGGGGTCGGCGCCAACGTGGCTGAGGTGGAAGGGCGGCCTGCGGTGAGCGCAGAGGCCTGTGGTCAGCAGCCAGGGCCTGCGGGCAGTGGGTGCCCAGCCTGTtggctggaggggagggaggccggAGGGACAGGAGAGAAGGGCAGTGACAGGAGCGAGGCCAGGGAGGGCCAGGGAAGGATGGGGCCGCCGGTACCGAGGAAGCGTTGTGATTTCATCGGCTCtgcggggtggggagtgaggggaaGTGGGAGTAGTTTCaggtataaagaaagaaagaagattttttttcatttttttttcctttttgggtcacacttggcgatgcacggggtcattcctggctctgcatctcaggaatcactcctggcggtgctcgggggaccctgtgggatgttgggaatcgaacccgggtcggctgcatgcacggccaacgccctccccgctgtgctatcgctccagcccggtttttgtttttcagttggtCTCGGGAAGCAGCATGTGGTCCAGGGTGAGGGTCCGGGATGTGGCACATTGGCAGGGCTGAGTGCCCAGCTCTGACGCCTgcggcttcttcttcttcttcttcttcttcttttttttttttttttgctttttgggtcacacccagcaatgcacagaggtcactcctggctctgcattcaggaatcactcctgacggtgctcgggggaccctatgggatgctgggattcgaacctgggtcggccgtgtgcaaggcaaacgccctccccgctgtgctatcgctccagccccacctgcggCTTTTTGTCTCGGCCActgcctcttctctctgcttGGAATCTGAAGTGCCCACGCAAGTGTCCAGCAGGCGCCTGGACCTCAACCCTATCCACTTCTCGGCTTCCCCTTTGCTGCCTTTAGTGGAAGACACTTTCCCACTAACTAATGCCTGCTGCTAatgctattttagtttttttaatttggggggttttgagccacacccagagatgctcaggggttcctcctgtctcatgcactcaggaattactcctggcggtgctcaggggcccctatgggatgccggagatcgaacctaggttggccgcgtgcaagccaaacgccgtccccactggactatcactccagccccagtgactgCTCGTTTTACTTGATGTATAGAATCTGGGTACAAAAGTCTGAAGAGCCCTCCTGCTTGACTCTCAGGTCCTGCCATGTCGCATCGCTGGGTCACTGTCTACACCCACTCTGTCATTGGTGATCCTGTCATTAACAgttcctggttccatcccctgccTGTCCTCAGAGTCACGTGAGGCCGTGGGGACATGGTGACGGTCACTGTGATTTCCAGACCTGTCCTTCCTTCGGCTCTATGGGTTTTGGAGACGGGGAAGCCCCTCTATGTAGACCTTGACCAACGCGGCTGGCGGTTTGGTTTGAGGGTCGAGGATGCACCACTGCCGGGTCAGCCTGGTGGTGACGGGGCCTCCGAAGCTGCACCCTGAGTGGCTCAGGGGATCCAACCAGGCGTCGGCTGCATGCATGTGCCCGAGTCCCTGAGCTGTCTCTTTGTCTTTGGGGGGGTCTCTCTTCATGCAGTTCCATTGCATTTGCGTAGCTTTTGAAGAAGTGCTTTTTTCTTTtcgcttttttggtcacacccagtaatgcacaggcattactcctggctctgcactcaggaatgactcctggcagtgctcaggggaccctatgggatgctgggaatcgaacccgggttggccgtgtgcaaggcaaacgccctccccactgtgctattgctccagccccctgaagaaGTGCTTTTTATCAAGGAATCTCCTCAAACCTTTCCGAAAAccgaagggagaaaaaaaaaaaaaggctaaccCCTTAGTCCTCCAGCTTGAGTATCTTGTTGACGGGGGGAGCAAGTTCAGTCTCTTGAGGCATCTTTCCTGGCCTTGTGGATTTTCCAGTAGCAAATCGCAGCCCCTCTGTCATGGTATATGCGGTGTCCGACTTCATAGTTCGATCTCTGAGGTCTGCGTGCTAAAGACGTTGCTAGGAACGCTTTCTAGCAGCTTACACATATGTTTACAGAGTAAGTAATTTGTTACATTGTCCAGTGCTGTTGTactactttttttgtgtgtgtgtgatttgggcCACgcggggcaatgctcagggctgactcctggctctgcacccagggatgatgcttggcggtgctcggggaatgGGGCATTGAACTCGGGCTggtggcgtgcaaggccagcgccctgcccgtTGTGCTGTCTACCCGACCCCGTCCTTCTGCTTTATTGGCCTGGACCTTCCCGTTCTGTTGTGTTGTGGTGTTGTGTGAGTGCCTTCTCGTCTGGTAACGACCATCCGGGCCAAGCCGTTGGTGCCTGCTGTGCTTCCGGTTGCTTCCTGTTGCACACGGCACGCGTCTTGTGTGGAGTTGCTCGGTTAGCGTCTGTGTCACGGTTCCCCTTCAGCAAATGACACCCAGCTGTTCGTACTTGACGCCCACTCGTACTGACGCCCACAGTGCTCGTACTGACGCCTGCTTCTGCTCACAACGTTTGTCCATTGGTGCTTCCATCACAGCCCGGCCGTCCTCAgtggttgctcctagctctgtttcTGTGCTCCGGGAGATGTGcagtgccggggctcgaacccaggactCATGAGTGCACAGCCTTCGAGCAGcctgtcgcccccccccccccacccccgctcccctcAGGGTGTAAGGGATCGGCTTCCCATGAACACCTCCAGGTGGACCCGACGGAGGCATGGtgttccttcctcttctccctcaggCCCGCCTCCccctgctgggtgctgggaaGGTCCAAGCCGGCCGGCCAGACACGTCTCTGTTGGACTCTGAGATCAGGCCTCTCCGGGCTCGCGGTCCTCCCTGGCCAAGGCCTTGCGCCCTCTCTGGCCCAGCCAGACCCGCAGTGTCCCCGCGTGCCCCATCTCCCAGACCCCTGGGCCTGTGGTTGGTCACCTGCCATGGTGGCCGGTGACTCTCTCCTCTTATGCTCCTTGCAAGTGCTCATGAATATCAGGGACTGTGTCTCCACCGCCCCCCGCGCCGGCCCCCATACTGACTGGGCCCAACCCTGCTTAGCTTCTGCCCTCTGACGGACGGGCTGAGGGCAGGTGGCTTGGCTGCGGGCAGGGTTGGCGTCTCTGGCTCCTGCCTCCCCGGCGCCCGGTACAGTGCCTGAGGCGGAGTCGGCGTTTGGTGTGTGGCGAGTGCGTGGAGAGAGGGACAACGGGCAGGAACAAGCGACCGGTGGCCACCACAGCGTTGGTtggtggggacctggggagatGCTCGCGGGGTCCCTCCCCGGTGGCCGAGGCCTTTCTCGGGTGCTGCCGGGGCCGTGGGAGCCGAGGCGAGGCGGGCCGAGACCTCCAACGCCCCGGGGGGCTGCGTCTGCATGTGTCCCCGAGAACTGCGACCCCAGGCACGccgcctgccctcctgccctcctgccctcagtGTCTCcgtctttccttctctgccaggTGCAGAACTTGGCGGTCCGGAACCAGCAGgcctcagccccgggcccccagATGCCCGGCTCCGCGCAGAAGGCCATCGCGCCCGGGGCCGCCCCGGTCTCCAGTCTCTCCCAGGCCTCCAGCCAGGCCCTGACGGTGGCTCAGGCGTCCCCCGGGGCCTCCGGCCAGTCCCTCAACCTCAGCCAAGCTGGTGGCGGCAGCGGGAATAgcctccccgggcccctgggTCCCGGCGGAGGCGGCCAGGCGCCCGGGGGCTTGGGCCAGCTGTCCTCGCCCGGCCTGGGCGGTGGCGGGAGCTGCCCCAGGAAGGGCACGGGGGTCGTGCAGCCCCTGCCCGCGGCGCAGGCGGTGACCGTGAGCCAGGGCAGCCAGACGGAAGCGGAGAGCGCCGCGGCCAAGAAGGCCGACGCCGACGGCGCGGCTCAGCAGAACGTGGGCATGAACCTGACGCGGACCGCCACGCCCGCCCCCAGCCAGACCCTCATCAGCTCAGGTGAGCCGCCCGCGCCCAGACGGCCCCTCGGTGCGCCTGCTCTGGGTCGGGGTCTCGGGGCCCTGCCTGGCGTCTCCAGGATCGTGTTCCAGGCTCCGCGGTCCGGCCCCTCTTCCTGGTGTCTCTCCATCCCGAGAGGTGGGAGGTCTCACTGGCCTGCCACTGCCATCAGACTAGTactgggccaggaggactgagaGGAGCCCGGCCGCCGGGCCAGGCTCTGGCCAGCCAGCGTGCAGAGGGCGTCTTCCTCCCTGGAAGCGATCGTCTTCCTCGGGCCCTTGTCACCTGCGCTTGGTGCCCAGTGCCTGGCTGGCTGCAGTTAAACCGGGAGAGGGTGTCCGTGGGTGAGTCtcgccccacccccctccatcGGGGCTTCCACCAGCAGCACTGGGGCCCCTCCGGCCCTGGAGCCTGTATTTGGATACTTTGTTGCATCAggcctcccttcccccatataaAGCACAGAGGCCAGTGCCCAGCCTTTCCCATGGTCCCTCTAGCTCCGTTTACTTGTTTGTATCCCTACCCCCCCATCCTCCTTCTCTTGGTAAATCTGTGCAGGGCCTGACTGCAGGGCACctcagctcccccctccccccacccccctccatccGGGGCTTCCACCACCGGCACTGGGGCTCCTCCGGCCCTGGAGTCTGTATTTGGATACTTTTGTTGCAAAGAGCCAGTTAGTTTGTAACAAGTTAGTGAAAGGCTGCTACTAATGTGTAATGTGTAGCATTTTCATGTCACACTTTCACTTGTGTTGTCGGCACCAGCAGGCTGAGTGTAGAAGTGTAGAAATTGCTGACAGAGGAGGGAACTGAAGTCGAGCCTCTAGCTGGCGCCTTCTGACACTCTGCTGGTGTGACTTGAGGCTGCCGTGGAAGGCTGGGAAGATGCTCAGTActcagtgggggggaggggtggccctgggttccctgagcaaggctggccccaagcacttctgggtgtgacccccaaactggtAGTGAAACTAGCGGCCAAGAGTTGCCTGTGGACAGATGCCTGCCTGGGCCTCGGCGGCGGCTGCTTGTTCTTCTGTGACTCCTGTGAAGTGTTTCCAGGTGCCAggcgctgggcctggggctggggggtccgGCGTGACCATGACACGGACTCTGTCCAGGAGCAGGGAGGGCAGAACTGGGTCATGGAGAAGGTggagaccccccctccccaaacccaccagtcCTTCGGTCTGAACATCAAGTCATAGAATTTTTTGTTAGTGTTGGGGTcaaaccctgcagtgctcgggtgtcctcctggctctgggctcagggctcatgccccgcgggctcgggggaccccatggggtgccgggggtcgaacccggattggctggtGTGCCAGGCAAGTCCATCTCTGTCCATCCAGCCGCCACCCCCCAGTGGCAGGAATGCGAGAATCCAGTGAAGCCCGTCTtgggggcgggtggagggggcCGGTGGAGGGGCGGGTTCCCGCCCGCCCACGCCCCCTTacgccccctcccactccctctggCCCGCAGCCACCTACACGCAGATCCAGCCGCACTCCCTcatccagcagcagcagcagatccACCTGCAGCAGAAGCAGGTCGTGATCCAGCAGCAGATCGCCATCCACCACCAGCAGCAGTTCCAGCACCGCCAGTCGCAGCTGCTGCACACGGCCACGCACCTGCAGCTGGCGCCGCCCCAgcagccgccgcccgcgcccgcgcccgcgcctgcGCTctcggcgccgccgccgcccgccgtcCCGCCCGGCGCGCCGCTGCCGCCCTCCCCGTCCCAGCCGCCGGCACAGACGCTGGTGGTGCAGCCCATGCTGCAGTCGTCGCCCCTGTCGCTGCCGCCCGACCCCGCCGCCAAGGCCCCGCTCCCCATCCAGTCCAAGCCGCCCCTCGCGCCCCTCAAGCCCTCCCAGCTGGGCGCCGCCAAGCTGGCCGCCGCGCCGCCACTGCCGCCGCCCCACATCCCCGTGCAGGTGGTGGGCACGCGGCAGCCCGGGGCCGCGCAGGCCCAGGCGCTGGGCCTGGCCCAGCTCACCGCCGCCGTCCCCGCGTCCCGGGGCATGCCCGGCCcgggcccgcccgccccggcccatCTGGCCGCCTCGCCGCCCGTGTCCCAGGCGCCTGGGGCGCTGCAGGAGTGCCCCCCGTCCCTGGCCGCGGGCATGGGCCTGGGCCCGGTGCAGGGCACCACGCACGTGGTCAAGAGCGGGGCGCCCGCCGCCTCGCCGCTGGTGGCGCAGG
Protein-coding regions in this window:
- the PHC1 gene encoding polyhomeotic-like protein 1 isoform X4, encoding MGVESESWGPWTAVMETESEQTSSSANGSSGSGASSRPQIAQMSLYERQAVQALQALQRQPNAAQYFHQFMLQQQLSNAQLHSLAAVQQATIAASRQASSPSTSSTQQQAATTQASINLATTSAAQLISRSQSVSSPTATTLTQSVLLGSPTSPPLSQSQAQMYLRVQNLAVRNQQASAPGPQMPGSAQKAIAPGAAPVSSLSQASSQALTVAQASPGASGQSLNLSQAGGGSGNSLPGPLGPGGGGQAPGGLGQLSSPGLGGGGSCPRKGTGVVQPLPAAQAVTVSQGSQTEAESAAAKKADADGAAQQNVGMNLTRTATPAPSQTLISSATYTQIQPHSLIQQQQQIHLQQKQVVIQQQIAIHHQQQFQHRQSQLLHTATHLQLAPPQQPPPAPAPAPALSAPPPPAVPPGAPLPPSPSQPPAQTLVVQPMLQSSPLSLPPDPAAKAPLPIQSKPPLAPLKPSQLGAAKLAAAPPLPPPHIPVQVVGTRQPGAAQAQALGLAQLTAAVPASRGMPGPGPPAPAHLAASPPVSQAPGALQECPPSLAAGMGLGPVQGTTHVVKSGAPAASPLVAQVPAAFYMQSMHLPGKPQTLAVKRKAETEEERDDGPALGSLLPAKVSPVAESPKILEERGGFGEKADPGASVNAKPPGGDLAAMAPAPSAPPPTLAMVSRQMGDSKPPQAIVKPQILTHIIEGFVIQEGAEPFPVGCSQILKESEKPLATSLPPGLKEKQPAGPLGGSSPSAEPDKKANLLKCEYCGKYAPAEQFRGSKRFCSMTCAKRYNVSCSHQFRLKRKKMKEFQEANYARVRRRGPRRSSSDIARAKIQGKRHRAQEDSSRGSDNSSYDEALSPTSPGPLSVRAGHGERELGNPATAPPTPELHGINPVFLSSNPSRWSVEEVYEFIASLQGCQEIAEEFRSQEIDGQALLLLKEEHLMSAMNIKLGPALKICAKINVLKET